Proteins encoded in a region of the Arvicanthis niloticus isolate mArvNil1 chromosome 16, mArvNil1.pat.X, whole genome shotgun sequence genome:
- the Bag4 gene encoding BAG family molecular chaperone regulator 4 isoform X1 has translation MSALRRSGYGPSDGPSYGRYYGPGGGDVPVHVPPPLYPPLRPEPPQPPVSWRGRGGAPAETTWPGEGAGGDGYYPSGGAWAEPSRAGGGHQEQPPYPGYNSNYWNSVRPRAPYPSTYPVRPELQGQSLNSYANGAYGPPYPPGPGASTASYSGAYYVPGYTQSNYSTEVPSTYRSPGNSPTPVSRWVYSQQDCPTEAPPLRGQVPAYSASQNPGMTLPHYPYGDGSRTVPPSGATGRPQEDAWASSAYGMGARYPWPSAAPSAPSGNLYMTESASPWSSNSSPQPPPSPPAQQPKDSSYSYNQSGQGMNRHSFPCSVHQYEPPGAVNSDNSDLLDSQVQYSAEPQLYGNASSEHPSSQAPRNSLPEECFSSDEGTPPSIKKIIHVLEKVQFLEQEVEEFVGKKTDKAYWLLEEMLTKELLELDSVETGGQDSVRQARKEAVCKIQAILEKLEKKGL, from the exons ATGTCGGCCCTGAGGCGCTCGGGCTACGGCCCCAGTGACGGCCCTTCGTACGGCCGCTACTATGGGCCCGGGGGAGGCGATGTCCCGGTGCACGTACCTCCGCCCTTATACCCTCCTCTTCGCCCGGAGCCTCCCCAGCCTCCGGTTTCCTGGCGAGGGCGCGGGGGCGCCCCGGCCGAGACCACCTGGCCGGGAGAAGGCGCAGGTGGTGATGGCTACTACCCTTCTGGAGGCGCCTGGGCAGAACCGAGCAGAGCCGGCGGAGGCCACCAG GAACAGCCACCATATCCTGGCTATAACTCTAACTACTGGAATTCTGTACGACCTAGGGCTCCGTACCCAAGCACATACCCTGTGAGGCCAGAGTTACAAGGCCAG AGTCTGAATTCTTATGCAAATGGAGCCTATGGTCCACCTTACCCTCCTGGCCCTGGAGCAAGTACTGCCTCTTACTCTGGGGCTTACTACGTACCTGGCTATACTCAAAGCAATTACTCCACAGAAGTTCCAAGCACCTACCGTTCACCCGGTAACAGCCCAACTCCAGTCTCTCGTTGGGTGTATTCCCAGCAGGACTGTCCAACAGAAGCACCTCCTCTGAGGGGTCAGGTTCCAGCATATTCTGCTTCACAG AACCCTGGAATGACCTTGCCCCATTATCCTTATGGAGATGGCAGCCGCACTGTGCCACCATCAGGAGCGACCGGACGACCACAAGAGGATGCATGGGCTTCTAGTGCTTACGGGATGGGAGCCCGTTACCCCTGGCCTTCAGCTGCCCCCTCAGCCCCCTCTGGGAACCTGTACATGACAGAAAGTGCTTCACCATGGTCCAGCAACAGTTCTCCTCAGCCGCCTCCTTCACCCCCAGCCCAGCAGCCTAAG GATTCCTCGTACTCCTATAACCAGTCGGGTCAAGGCATGAACCGGCACAGCTTTCCTTGCAGCGTCCATCAGTATGAGCCTCCGGGAGCAGTGAACAGTGATAATTCAGACCTTTTGGATTCTCAAGTCCAATACAGTGCTGAGCCTCAGTTGTACGGTAATGCCAGCAGTGAACATCCCAGCAGCCAAGCTCCGAGAAATAGTCTCCcagaggagtgtttctcttcaGATGAAGGCACGCCTCCaagtattaaaaaaatcatacacGTGCTGGAGAAGGTCCAGTTTCTTGAGCAAGAAGTGGAAGAGTTTGtaggaaaaaagacagacaaagcATATTGGCTTCTGGAAGAAATGCTGACAAAGGAACTTTTAGAACTGGATTCTGTTGAAACTGGGGGCCAGGACTCTGTCCGTCAGGCCAGGAAAGAAGCTGTTTGTAAGATCCAGGCCATActggaaaaattagaaaaaaaaggattATGA
- the Bag4 gene encoding BAG family molecular chaperone regulator 4 isoform X2 codes for MSALRRSGYGPSDGPSYGRYYGPGGGDVPVHVPPPLYPPLRPEPPQPPVSWRGRGGAPAETTWPGEGAGGDGYYPSGGAWAEPSRAGGGHQSLNSYANGAYGPPYPPGPGASTASYSGAYYVPGYTQSNYSTEVPSTYRSPGNSPTPVSRWVYSQQDCPTEAPPLRGQVPAYSASQNPGMTLPHYPYGDGSRTVPPSGATGRPQEDAWASSAYGMGARYPWPSAAPSAPSGNLYMTESASPWSSNSSPQPPPSPPAQQPKDSSYSYNQSGQGMNRHSFPCSVHQYEPPGAVNSDNSDLLDSQVQYSAEPQLYGNASSEHPSSQAPRNSLPEECFSSDEGTPPSIKKIIHVLEKVQFLEQEVEEFVGKKTDKAYWLLEEMLTKELLELDSVETGGQDSVRQARKEAVCKIQAILEKLEKKGL; via the exons ATGTCGGCCCTGAGGCGCTCGGGCTACGGCCCCAGTGACGGCCCTTCGTACGGCCGCTACTATGGGCCCGGGGGAGGCGATGTCCCGGTGCACGTACCTCCGCCCTTATACCCTCCTCTTCGCCCGGAGCCTCCCCAGCCTCCGGTTTCCTGGCGAGGGCGCGGGGGCGCCCCGGCCGAGACCACCTGGCCGGGAGAAGGCGCAGGTGGTGATGGCTACTACCCTTCTGGAGGCGCCTGGGCAGAACCGAGCAGAGCCGGCGGAGGCCACCAG AGTCTGAATTCTTATGCAAATGGAGCCTATGGTCCACCTTACCCTCCTGGCCCTGGAGCAAGTACTGCCTCTTACTCTGGGGCTTACTACGTACCTGGCTATACTCAAAGCAATTACTCCACAGAAGTTCCAAGCACCTACCGTTCACCCGGTAACAGCCCAACTCCAGTCTCTCGTTGGGTGTATTCCCAGCAGGACTGTCCAACAGAAGCACCTCCTCTGAGGGGTCAGGTTCCAGCATATTCTGCTTCACAG AACCCTGGAATGACCTTGCCCCATTATCCTTATGGAGATGGCAGCCGCACTGTGCCACCATCAGGAGCGACCGGACGACCACAAGAGGATGCATGGGCTTCTAGTGCTTACGGGATGGGAGCCCGTTACCCCTGGCCTTCAGCTGCCCCCTCAGCCCCCTCTGGGAACCTGTACATGACAGAAAGTGCTTCACCATGGTCCAGCAACAGTTCTCCTCAGCCGCCTCCTTCACCCCCAGCCCAGCAGCCTAAG GATTCCTCGTACTCCTATAACCAGTCGGGTCAAGGCATGAACCGGCACAGCTTTCCTTGCAGCGTCCATCAGTATGAGCCTCCGGGAGCAGTGAACAGTGATAATTCAGACCTTTTGGATTCTCAAGTCCAATACAGTGCTGAGCCTCAGTTGTACGGTAATGCCAGCAGTGAACATCCCAGCAGCCAAGCTCCGAGAAATAGTCTCCcagaggagtgtttctcttcaGATGAAGGCACGCCTCCaagtattaaaaaaatcatacacGTGCTGGAGAAGGTCCAGTTTCTTGAGCAAGAAGTGGAAGAGTTTGtaggaaaaaagacagacaaagcATATTGGCTTCTGGAAGAAATGCTGACAAAGGAACTTTTAGAACTGGATTCTGTTGAAACTGGGGGCCAGGACTCTGTCCGTCAGGCCAGGAAAGAAGCTGTTTGTAAGATCCAGGCCATActggaaaaattagaaaaaaaaggattATGA
- the Bag4 gene encoding BAG family molecular chaperone regulator 4 isoform X3 — protein sequence MSALRRSGYGPSDGPSYGRYYGPGGGDVPVHVPPPLYPPLRPEPPQPPVSWRGRGGAPAETTWPGEGAGGDGYYPSGGAWAEPSRAGGGHQEQPPYPGYNSNYWNSVRPRAPYPSTYPVRPELQGQNPGMTLPHYPYGDGSRTVPPSGATGRPQEDAWASSAYGMGARYPWPSAAPSAPSGNLYMTESASPWSSNSSPQPPPSPPAQQPKDSSYSYNQSGQGMNRHSFPCSVHQYEPPGAVNSDNSDLLDSQVQYSAEPQLYGNASSEHPSSQAPRNSLPEECFSSDEGTPPSIKKIIHVLEKVQFLEQEVEEFVGKKTDKAYWLLEEMLTKELLELDSVETGGQDSVRQARKEAVCKIQAILEKLEKKGL from the exons ATGTCGGCCCTGAGGCGCTCGGGCTACGGCCCCAGTGACGGCCCTTCGTACGGCCGCTACTATGGGCCCGGGGGAGGCGATGTCCCGGTGCACGTACCTCCGCCCTTATACCCTCCTCTTCGCCCGGAGCCTCCCCAGCCTCCGGTTTCCTGGCGAGGGCGCGGGGGCGCCCCGGCCGAGACCACCTGGCCGGGAGAAGGCGCAGGTGGTGATGGCTACTACCCTTCTGGAGGCGCCTGGGCAGAACCGAGCAGAGCCGGCGGAGGCCACCAG GAACAGCCACCATATCCTGGCTATAACTCTAACTACTGGAATTCTGTACGACCTAGGGCTCCGTACCCAAGCACATACCCTGTGAGGCCAGAGTTACAAGGCCAG AACCCTGGAATGACCTTGCCCCATTATCCTTATGGAGATGGCAGCCGCACTGTGCCACCATCAGGAGCGACCGGACGACCACAAGAGGATGCATGGGCTTCTAGTGCTTACGGGATGGGAGCCCGTTACCCCTGGCCTTCAGCTGCCCCCTCAGCCCCCTCTGGGAACCTGTACATGACAGAAAGTGCTTCACCATGGTCCAGCAACAGTTCTCCTCAGCCGCCTCCTTCACCCCCAGCCCAGCAGCCTAAG GATTCCTCGTACTCCTATAACCAGTCGGGTCAAGGCATGAACCGGCACAGCTTTCCTTGCAGCGTCCATCAGTATGAGCCTCCGGGAGCAGTGAACAGTGATAATTCAGACCTTTTGGATTCTCAAGTCCAATACAGTGCTGAGCCTCAGTTGTACGGTAATGCCAGCAGTGAACATCCCAGCAGCCAAGCTCCGAGAAATAGTCTCCcagaggagtgtttctcttcaGATGAAGGCACGCCTCCaagtattaaaaaaatcatacacGTGCTGGAGAAGGTCCAGTTTCTTGAGCAAGAAGTGGAAGAGTTTGtaggaaaaaagacagacaaagcATATTGGCTTCTGGAAGAAATGCTGACAAAGGAACTTTTAGAACTGGATTCTGTTGAAACTGGGGGCCAGGACTCTGTCCGTCAGGCCAGGAAAGAAGCTGTTTGTAAGATCCAGGCCATActggaaaaattagaaaaaaaaggattATGA